TTTCCCCAAAGCATGATGCCTCTCGACATTTTGAGCTTGAATCCAGTAAAGTTTGTGATGCAGCTATTTCGAGGCACGTGACATGTTGCAGGCTCAGAACCTGGACCCCGGTGACTCGTGAAAACATTTGCGTCTCTTCGTGTTTGGGGCAATAACTGATAGGAAAGGAGTTTTTCGAGCGGGATATGTATTGTAGGTCGTGCTAGTCTCTAACGAGGTCACATACCAACATGACAGTGGCCGAGGAAAGGATGATGACTGTCATGATGGTGTTGGCAATGAATCATCAGAGCTCATATCCAACGTCTTTGTGCGTTTTCCTTCAGGTCGTTGTGTACTCGTGTGCTTGCCTGTATGACACGCATGTGTAGGTGGGTGCTAGAGAATGAATGATGGTATGTTTAAAATCTATGTATAAAACCTGAGGGGAATGTAGGCCCACATGTCTCCATTACTTGGGTATACAGGGGGTGGGTAGTCGTGTAAGAAATCACAACCCAAGGGTATGTTTTCCAAGTCGATGGTTTTGACTGGTCTCTCTGTAGAACAGCCCTGAAGACGAAGGTGGTCATTAAGATACAAGAATTTTCTCACAGCACAAtgaccccccccccacacacacacacatatagactTTCTAATGATACATACCATAACCCCAATCCAGacttacagtttaaaaaaaataagaaaaaaataatccagctaaaaagaaatcatttctcGTAACAACCAGGATGTTACATTAATATCTTGTTACATTGGACCCTAGAGATCGTCCTACCCGTTTGAAGGTGAGCATGAAAAGTACAGTCGACCCTGGAGTACCCTGGAGTCACGTGTCGGGACTGGTGAAAAGCGTGGTGTTCGGGTGGATGTGACACACTAGGAGTTTCACCATGTCCGTCTCCATGTTCCACTCGGGTGTCCACCCATGTAGTGTGGCCGTGGTACTGATGAGCTTGGTCACTGTATCGTATGCTGACCTCACGCTGAGAATGGTCAATGTGGTGAGtatctttgttttgctgatgTCATCTAAAACAGTTAGACCTCGGTGGTATGCAACTAGGTTTATTTCGCGATAGtatatctatatgtgtgtgtgtgtgtacgcatgtgcttctgaaagtgtgtgtgtgtgtgtaacgggTGGGTGAGAGGCTGGGTGCATGGGCTTGGGCAAAAGTACACGCTTGTCCTAAGTTTATATAGGGCGATTTCATCATAGGTTCAAATGTGTATAAAAACTTCGCCACGAAAGGGAGACTTGGAACAGTGATTAGAAAAAGTTTATCAGTTGCCCAGAATTCATTTAGTCCTATCATATAAAGTCGTAGATCCATTATTAAAAGACTACGGAGTGAAGACATGGAATGTATTATTCCTGGCTTTCTTCCTCCACCCTTCCCTTTCTCAACATTGACTCTTAGTAATACTGACACTAGTGATGCCACTAATGACACTGTGACCTCTCACCTGTCGTGGGGGCTAAGCTACAGAGACACCCTCGATAGGTAAAAATCCGCGAAGTAGCGGCGTtatatttatttccttatttatttatattgtaaagCTTTATACACCCTTCCCACACTCCTATAAACCTGTGGCGTGTACAATCTCCCGTTGGCAGGCGGTAGTGGTGTACAGTCCTGTGTTTCCATTGTGTACAGTACGGTACTCAGCTGGTGAAGAGCTACATattggttttttattttgatttagtATTCTTgtaactttttaatttacttttctatattgttgtaaattttttaggcaaaaatgaataaaatatttaatattatgtaaATACCTATATACCGCACAAATTTCGCCATAGAAAATGAGATGTATTCAAATAAGTAAACTGCGATACaccgagggattactgtatatCGTAAACTTCATACATAAgtttaaaaatcataatttgGACTCGTAACATGTGTGGCTGAGGGCTTTTGctgtacaattatttatttatacattgtatggtgtgtgtgtgtttgtgtattacACATTGTGAGTGCGTTTGTTGTTATGTGTTGGATGTAGCTGTACAGACATGGAGACCGCAGTCCTACCATGGTGTACCCGACAGACCCGTATAAACTGACAGCACCCTGGTGGCCTCAAGGTCCAGGCTGTCTAACGCCGGTAAACTGTTTATGTAATCTGTTTATGGTAGCTGTTATATTGTATATGTAATCAGACACGCATTTGCATAATTCACCAAGGATTATTTTTCAAGTATTAAGCGCTTTGGAAAATCGTAAATGATTACATTTGTAACACAGGTTACCCGTCCACaatgattttataaatattcatcAACGTGTTgacttttgttgtattttgtttattttccagaGGGGGATGGAACAGCAATGTGAGCTCGGCCAGTTTCTTCGCAAAGAGTACGGACAGTTGCTGAACAGTACTTACGTACAGTCAGAGGTATGTACAGGTGCTGAACTTATGGTCTTTGTATGAGGAGGTGCATGTGCGCATTATTACTAGATGTTAGCACCAGGATGTGAGAACAAGAAAGAGGACAACAACACTAGCAAGTCTGAGGGTCTCTGATGATTCTTGTCGATGGCACCAGCAGATGGACCCGTATGAGAGAAATACCCTCCCCCAGCTACCGTCACTCCATTCTTACTGCAGCTGTAGATGTCACTCATGCTTCGCCATTTTAGGCACAAAAAGgtaataaataaagcaacaggttgttttgtttttttttgactcCCCTCTCCATTTCAGCTCCATCCGGGTCCGCGGTGTTGTCTCCCTCTCATGACTCCAATGAGTCCAGAAACACTTTcaagttgtttgtttacactttctttttttcttttgtgctaGATCCACGTACAGAGCTCGGATGAACAGCGCTGTCTGATGTCAGCTTACTGCAACCTGGCATGTCTATATCCACCTACAGGTAGCCAGGTGTGGAATTCCAACATCAACTGGCAGCCCATTCCTGTTCACACTCGGCCTAAGGAAGAAGACAATGTGAGTTATCTGGAGTATGTCTGGCCATCTATCAAACATTTGGTACACGACACCAATAGTTTGTAATTCCCCTTTACAGTCGTTTGCCATTCACCCGGGCACGACTAAAACAAGCCTTTTCTAcaaattcttttacattttttcatataAGTAgggtgcttgtgtgtgagagagagagagtgagagagattatTCTGCACTTTTATTCTGTATGTTGAAGTTGGTGATGCTGTGTTCTAGACACTAAACTTTGTGGCGCCGTGTCCGCGCCATTCAATGATGCTTAAAGAGGAGCTGACGTCAGATGCATTCCGACAAGAGGAGACAGAGAATGCGGCAAGTAACATCTTTCTTACCTTGACATTCCGGTGATATATACTCACAAATAACTCACTTTTGCCGTAAACAAAGTATGCCGATAGTGGCTCCctactacaaacaaacaaacaaacaaacaaacaaacaaacaaacaaacaaacaacaaccaaccaaccaaccaaccaacaaccaaccaaccaacaaccaacaaaacaaccaacaaccaacaaccaaccaaccaaaaccaaccaaccaaccaaccaaccaaccaacccaacccaaccccacCAACCCCACTAACCCCACCCAGTGAAGTACGAAATTCTCCAGTAGTTAAGTGAGGGCCCACATTCTCTGAAGCCTGTCAACCAGTTAGAAGAAGCCCTGTCTTACGATGCTGATGATTTTTTCATTGCAGGAGTTTTATTCTATGGTTGTGAACAACACCGGGTTGGCTTACGTGAATATTTCCATAATCTGGGGAATAGCTGATACTACATTTTGCGAGGTAGGTCGAAGATTTGAGTGCTGAAGGCAGCCCCGCAAATTTTGTCTGTGAGCTTTTTTCATTgcaaattaaatgtaaataataataatgatgatgatgatgatgatgatgatgatgatgatgatgatgatggacattttgagagaaaaggaaagaactCCATTCTGAGATAGACAGAAGACATAGGAGAAAATGAGGGAGTAGACACGTGTGCTTGTAGTCGCTGCCCGCGGCCTCTGTGGACGATTCTGGagaattatgtatgcatgtgaccttcacccccagtggagggGAGACAACATCCGGTTTGATGTCGGCTGTCGATGCGTGCTGTACCTTTTTTGATCGTGTCGACTCCTACGTTGATAAAAAGGATCGTCAATATTGATGTATACATTAATGTATACAGTTCGGACTTACAAACATCCAACATATCATCCcttcatggatttccaaaggattAGCAAAAGCATTGGCTGGTAAAAATGCGTTTAGGtgtaagtttaaaaatgtctattTGTGTAGATACTTTGTAAATGCCTACAACTCCTGTGTCAACAACATAGTTCTCTGCTCACCAAATTGCGAAAGTGACTCAATCATTAGAACGACTTCAGTgcaaggcaggctgggattATACATCTTGCAAAAGTGTTTAAAACACACTGTGGAAACACTACATCTTGACCAAATAAAGCAGACTATAATTTATtagtagataattttgtgtgtcaaaatggcccttggggcagaaaggttccccacccctgaaTTAAAGGTTCAACTTGAAGATACTTGAAAGTACTTGACGCTACCAGTTCCGGATTTTCACAGTCCATAGCACCACGTGACTGCTGTCCACCACGTTCACTGTACTAGTTGTTAAAACTCGTTAGTCTCCGTCAACCATCGCGCCTCATGGCCTCCCACTGCAACGGCTGCCTGCATGCACTTGGTGGCATTCTCTCCATTCaggaacaaacacacacaaacacacagacacacacacaccctgtttCTTGCTGGCCTGGCTACACTTAATCATCGAACTGTTGACGGTTTCTGTTTGCCAGAGAGCTCACAACTTGTCTCTGCCATCATGGGTGACTGACGAGGTCTACAACAAGCTGCAGAGTCTTTCTGGCTTGTTTTTCAACCTGATGTTCAACAGGACTGAGATGAGTCGTCTCAGGGGAGGCAAGTAACTGCACCTAtatactgtgtgtatatatatatagtggcaAGAGCAACGAAGATGTCACAGATTTTACCAGTTGTGCAGATAGATGTTTGTAAGCGAATTAATTGTTTAATAGCTAATTATGATATTGTGTGTACTTGACGATAtactaatttcattttttttctcatttcgaTAAATCCTATCTTAGGTACTGACGTACATTAATGTATAAACAGCTTCTTCTCCTCGttgaaaaagtataaaattcaTCAACATTGTCTTGTCTGAAAATGTTATGATTTCCGTTGCAAAAATCCCTAATGTTATCCACACTgttctgtttgaaaacatcagGTCCGTTACTGAAAGAGATGTTGATGAATATCAACTCTACGGTACACGATCCAGGTAGTCAGACCTACAAGATGTTTATGTACTCAGTGGTAAGTAAATGGAGTGAACCATCATGACGAATGTTGCTACAAGTATTGAGTCTGTTGTTACTTGTATTGTCTATCATGGTGGAAATAGCCCGAGGAGTTCTATAGGTTAACATATTGAGCCAGATGAGTTCAGTTGGTACAAATACTGAGCCTGGTGAGTTGTACTTTAAGGCTTACGAAGACAGGACCATCTCATGGCAACATGTGCAGAACATGGAGCAGACAGAATCCTCTCCTGGTAGCATCTGTAGGACAAGGACATCATTAACTACTTCCTGTACTGAAATCTACGTCTGGCTGTCTTCTGATATCAAGTTCACATATGGAGCAGAAGAGAGGGCTCGCGAGCTGCCCCTCCCACTACTACACGAGACTGTCCTTCTTCTTTGTCATCCTCTAGCTTGAGAACCAGTCCAACAACTAAACCCAAACCTTACAAACACTGGGCAGAGTGGGAGAAATGggatataaatgtatattatatataaatctgGGCTATTATCATTAGCTGTGACAGTGGTTGAGACTGCATCACACTATTGGCAGTTGACTGCCGAGTGTCTGTTGGCAGCATGACTTCACCGTGGTAGCGCTGCTGACATCCCTGCAGGTGTTCAACAACATGCAGACGCCGTACGCCGCCGCCGTGCTGCTGGAGCTGTGGTACGACGACCACAACCACGACTACGTGGTCCGCCTCCGCTACCGCAACGACACCAGCGTTGAGCCCTACAACCTCGTGATTCCGGGTGAGTTAACATGACGACTCTTTTGAGCATCGTGAGGGTACACGGGGTACACGGTACAAGGAGTCTGTTACCCGGATATTGCAAAGATAGCGTGGTTGTGAATGTGTTGGTGGTAGAGGATATATATCAAGCTCCTTACAGATCCTGCTTGCGTTTTAGTCACTTTACTCTTGTAGACTGCATCATAAGGACTATAGACTTGTAGACTGTACAAGAATGACAATAGACTTGTAGACTGTACAATGAGCTTCTAGACTACACAATAAACTTGTAGACTGTTAAATCAGCTTGTTGACTACACAATAAACTTGTAGACTGCACTATGAGCTTGTTGCAGTGCCCACATCGCTCTATGTGTTTCTCATAATTATACTCCAGGTTTAACTTGACTTTCATCAGACTTGCTTAGCACAAACATTGTATATGTAGTAAACAGATGTCAAGACATAATTGATGTACACATGATGTACTTAAACTTCAGATACaatgcttttttctttagtCAGAAACATACGTTTATAAGTagataaagggaggtaatttgcATTGTCTCTGAAACCCTAAAAAGGAAGTTGCCTCCCTTCATTATGTTTGCTAAACAAGAGATGGAAGCTGGCGTGGCATGGAAGCCAGCCTAGAGCGATCATTTCAACGGTGTATAAGGCTAGAGTGTAGCAGGTAACATATAGCACCTTGATGCTTTCCTCTGTGTCGTTTGATGTCCTACATATACATTAAGATCGTATACACAATGAGCTTGTAGACTGTATTATGAGCTTGTTGCAGTGCCCACATCCCACTATGTGTTTCTCATATGCTCCAGGTTTGACTTTACTTTCAACAGACTTGCTTAGTACAAACATTGTATATGCAATAAATTGATATCAAGGCATAATTGAACTTCTGATACAATGTGGTTTATTTAGGCGGAGACACGTTTATAAATAGATAAAGGGAGGTCATTTGCATTGTCTCTGAAATCCTAAAAAGGAAGTTGCCTCTTC
This sequence is a window from Pomacea canaliculata isolate SZHN2017 linkage group LG5, ASM307304v1, whole genome shotgun sequence. Protein-coding genes within it:
- the LOC112564414 gene encoding lysosomal acid phosphatase-like, whose translation is MSVSMFHSGVHPCSVAVVLMSLVTVSYADLTLRMVNVLYRHGDRSPTMVYPTDPYKLTAPWWPQGPGCLTPRGMEQQCELGQFLRKEYGQLLNSTYVQSEIHVQSSDEQRCLMSAYCNLACLYPPTGSQVWNSNINWQPIPVHTRPKEEDNTLNFVAPCPRHSMMLKEELTSDAFRQEETENAEFYSMVVNNTGLAYVNISIIWGIADTTFCERAHNLSLPSWVTDEVYNKLQSLSGLFFNLMFNRTEMSRLRGGPLLKEMLMNINSTVHDPGSQTYKMFMYSVHDFTVVALLTSLQVFNNMQTPYAAAVLLELWYDDHNHDYVVRLRYRNDTSVEPYNLVIPGCNNSYCPLTDFVKFAQTRIPADWDAECGNTRPTPGTPSNKNDDDDKTTVIALAVVTAVVILLCLGLIVFIVCQRGRRQANFG